From the genome of Vicia villosa cultivar HV-30 ecotype Madison, WI linkage group LG2, Vvil1.0, whole genome shotgun sequence, one region includes:
- the LOC131652449 gene encoding cyclin-L1-1-like, translating to MATGQVLFHRFYCKKSFARFNVKKVAASSVWLASKLEENPRKARQVLIIFHRMECRRENLPIDHLDLYSKKYVDLKMELSRTERHILKEMGFICHVEHPHKFISNYLATLETPPELRQEAWNLANDSLRTTLCVRFKSEVVACGVVYAAARRFQVPLPENPPWWKAFDAEKSGIDEVCRVLAHLYSLPKAQYLPICKDWDSFTFSNKSLESKSHSTTKDAPQSSSPINPETSALKGAPGEANIDLSGSKGALVKQASDKLNDTRKSDDESKGIAAERDLKDEPTLRSRPDRKMEASGDLHRDRERDRIKSRDRERGRDSDREREREESERVKLKDHGHRSRERAKDSGHSEKSKRYSSHDRDRDYYSSSYSSRENRHRHH from the exons ATGGCCACTGGGCAGGTTCTATTTCATCGTTTCTATTGCAAGAAGTCGTTTGCACGGTTTAATGTCAAG AAAGTTGCTGCAAGCTCTGTGTGGCTGGCTTCAAAACTGGAGGAAAACCCGAGAAAAGCCAGACAAGTGCTTATTATTTTTCATAGGATGGAATGCAGGAGGGAGAACTTGCCCATTGATCATTTAGACTTGTATTCCAAG AAATATGTTGATTTAAAAATGGAGCTGAGTAGAACTGAGAGacatattttgaaagaaatgGGATTCATTTGTCATGTTGAACATCCTCACAAGTTTATTTCAAATTACCTTGCTACCCTTGAAACACCTCCAGAATTGAGGCAAGAAGCTTGGAATCTGGCTAATGACAG TTTGCGCACTACATTGTGTGTTAGATTTAAGAGTGAGGTTGTGGCTTGTGGCGTTGTATATGCTGCAGCTCGTAGGTTTCAGGTACCCCTTCCTGAAAATCCACCTTGGTGGAAGGCATTTGATGCAGAAAAGTCTGGGATTGATGAAGTCTGCAGGGTTTTGGCTCACCTTTATAGTCTTCCCAAGGCACAATATTTACCAATTTGCAAGGACTGGGACTCTTTTACATTCTCCAACAAATCATTGGAATCAAAGTCTCATTCAACTACAAAG GACGCTCCACAAAGTAGCTCACCAATTAATCCTGAGACGTCAGCGTTAAAGGGAGCTCCCGGAGAAGCTAATATTGACTTGAGTGGTAGCAAGGGTGCTTTGGTAAAGCAAGCCAGTGATAAGTTGAACGATACTAGGAAGTCTGATGATGAATCCAAAGGCATTGCTGCTGAGAGAGACTTGAAAGATGAACCCACACTAAGGTCCAGACCAGACCGTAAAATGGAGGCCAGTGGGGATTTACACAGGGACAGGGAGAGGGACCGAATAAAATCCAGGGATCGTGAGCGGGGAAGGGATTCTGATAGAGAACGGGAACGAGAAGAATCTGAGAGGGTCAAACTCAAGGATCATGGTCATCGTTCTAGGGAGAGAGCAAAGGATTCAG GACATTCAGAGAAGTCAAAGCGCTATTCGTCACATG ACCGTGACCGTGACTACTACAGCTCGTCATACTCATCAAGAGAGAATCGGCATAGACATCATTAA
- the LOC131652450 gene encoding probable aquaporin PIP1-2 yields the protein MEREEDVKIGANKFSEKNALGTGAQSDSKDYKEAPPAPLFEPGELKSWSFYRAGIAEFVATFLFLYITVLTVMGVNRSTSKCASVGIQGIAWAFGGMIFALVYCTAGISGGHINPAVTFGLFLARKLSLTRAVFYIIMQCLGAICGAGVVKGFEGNARFELFKGGANVVNPGYTKGDGLGAEIVGTFVLVYTVFSATDAKRNARDSHVPILAPLPIGFAVFLVHLATIPITGTGINPARSLGAAIIYNRDHAWDDHWIFWVGPFIGAALAALYHQIVIRAIPFKTRG from the exons ATGGAGAGGGAAGAAGATGTTAAGATTGGAGCAAACAAATTCTCAGAAAAGAATGCATTGGGCACAGGAGCTCAGAGTGATAGCAAGGACTACAAGGAAGCACCGCCAGCTCCATTGTTTGAGCCAGGGGAGTTGAAGTCATGGTCTTTTTACAGAGCTGGAATTGCTGAGTTTGTTGCAACTTTCTTGTTTCTTTACATCACTGTCTTAACTGTCATGGGTGTGAATAGATCAACCTCTAAGTGTGCATCTGTTGGTATTCAAGGGATTGCTTGGGCTTTTGGTGGTATGATCTTTGCACTTGTCTACTGCACTGCAGGAATTTCAG GTGGACACATAAATCCAGCTGTGACATTTGGTTTGTTTTTGGCTAGGAAACTGTCCTTGACAAGAGCAGTATTCTATATAATAATGCAGTGTCTTGGAGCTATCTGTGGTGCTGGTGTGGTGAAGGGTTTTGAGGGAAATGCTCGTTTTGAGTTGTTCAAAGGTGGAGCAAATGTTGTGAATCCTGGTTACACTAAGGGGGATGGTCTTGGAGCTGAGATTGTTGGTACTTTTGTTCTTGTTTACACTGTTTTCTCTGCCACTGATGCCAAGAGAAATGCTAGAGATTCTCATGTTCCG ATTTTGGCACCTCTTCCAATTGGGTTTGCTGTGTTTTTGGTTCACTTGGCTACTATTCCTATTACTGGAACTGGTATTAACCCAGCTAGGAGTCTTGGTGCTGCTATAATATACAACAGAGACCATGCTTGGGATGACCAT TGGATTTTCTGGGTTGGACCTTTCATTGGAGCTGCACTTGCTGCATTATATCACCAGATAGTGATTCGAGCAATTCCTTTCAAGACAAGGGGCTAa